One genomic region from Amycolatopsis sp. FBCC-B4732 encodes:
- a CDS encoding NYN domain-containing protein codes for MHPQPLVPEPPGDPAGPSGVASRPEPAEEAADRPEPATWPALPEPVRDRIAELAAAAVAKLPGTDVPRQLRPVAKFAPAKRAKLGGAALLASLGESSQFRTAVIEWLREHRTDALDPNATDSVAAAAAAVLLGESGAAGRVRLVAKNAEENALRAERDAALARNQRLEAELVQVRAELAEARQTAESARGEREGEVEKLLKRLREQGVQLRQARDAAEAAAAEADRGSAARADEIAALTAQLDRERQRVAGERARAERAAADAEIARQSAREARQADEVRLGLLIDTIDGAVNGLRRELAIGARGARPADMVRGTRSGTGQGGKIADVSTLDRYLALPNVHLIVDGYNVTKTGYPELALADQRDRLIHQLQALAARTSAEVTVVFDGAGVLSVPASVPRGVRVLFSDRGVLADDVIRNIVATEPAGRPMVVATSDRAVADSVRGGGAHPTPSSVLVSRLSRV; via the coding sequence ATGCACCCGCAGCCGCTCGTGCCGGAGCCGCCAGGGGACCCCGCCGGTCCCTCGGGTGTCGCCTCGCGCCCGGAACCGGCTGAAGAGGCCGCTGACCGGCCGGAACCCGCCACCTGGCCGGCGCTGCCCGAGCCCGTCCGGGACCGCATCGCCGAGCTCGCTGCGGCCGCCGTCGCCAAGCTCCCCGGCACCGACGTGCCGCGCCAGCTGCGGCCGGTCGCCAAGTTCGCCCCCGCCAAGCGCGCCAAGCTCGGCGGGGCCGCCCTGCTGGCCTCACTGGGCGAGTCCTCGCAGTTCCGCACCGCCGTCATCGAGTGGTTGCGCGAACACCGCACCGACGCGCTCGACCCCAACGCCACCGACTCGGTCGCCGCGGCGGCCGCCGCCGTCCTGCTCGGGGAGTCCGGCGCCGCCGGGCGCGTGCGGCTGGTCGCCAAGAACGCCGAAGAGAACGCCCTGCGCGCCGAACGCGACGCCGCGCTGGCCCGCAACCAGCGGCTCGAAGCCGAACTCGTCCAGGTCCGCGCGGAGCTTGCCGAGGCTCGGCAGACCGCCGAAAGCGCGAGGGGCGAGCGCGAAGGCGAAGTCGAGAAGCTCCTGAAGCGCCTCCGCGAGCAAGGCGTCCAGCTGCGCCAGGCCCGTGACGCGGCCGAAGCGGCGGCCGCCGAGGCCGACCGCGGTTCCGCCGCCCGCGCCGACGAAATCGCCGCGCTGACCGCGCAGCTCGACCGCGAACGCCAGCGCGTCGCCGGGGAACGCGCCCGCGCCGAACGCGCGGCCGCCGACGCCGAGATCGCCCGCCAGTCCGCCCGCGAGGCCCGGCAGGCCGACGAGGTGCGGCTGGGGCTGCTCATCGACACGATCGACGGCGCCGTCAACGGCCTGCGGCGCGAACTCGCCATCGGCGCCCGTGGCGCCCGCCCCGCGGACATGGTGCGCGGCACCCGGTCCGGCACCGGGCAGGGCGGCAAGATCGCCGACGTGTCCACGTTGGACCGCTACCTCGCGCTGCCCAACGTCCACCTGATCGTCGACGGCTACAACGTCACGAAGACCGGCTACCCGGAACTGGCCCTCGCCGACCAGCGCGACCGGCTGATCCACCAGCTCCAGGCGCTGGCCGCCCGCACGTCCGCCGAGGTCACCGTGGTGTTCGACGGCGCCGGCGTGCTGTCGGTCCCCGCGTCGGTGCCGCGCGGGGTGCGGGTGCTGTTCTCCGACCGCGGCGTGCTGGCCGACGACGTGATCCGCAACATCGTCGCGACCGAGCCCGCGGGCCGGCCGATGGTGGTCGCGACGTCCGACCGCGCGGTGGCCGACTCGGTCCGCGGCGGCGGCGCCCACCCGACACCCTCGTCGGTGCTGGTCAGCCGCCTGTCCCGGGTCTGA
- a CDS encoding DEDD exonuclease domain-containing protein, producing MRSIQAQLAFDELGTPLRETTFVVFDLETTGAGPGASEITEIGAVKVRAGEVLGEFATLVNPGKTIPPQIVSLTGITQLMVYDAPPIEEVLPAFLEFIGGSVLVAHNSGFDTSHMRAACEAHGYVWPKLTVVCTARLARRVVPRDEVGRYNLTALALLFGARTRPTHRALDDARATVDVLHGLLERVGNLGVHSLEELMGYLPEVTVAQRAKRHLAADLPAAPGVYLFKGPKEEVLYVGTAKDLRRRVRTYFTGSENRSRIREMVALAERVDHVVCAHALEAEVRELRLIAAHRPAYNRRSKNRHQGWWIGLTDEAFPRLSVVRLPRPGVLGPFRNQADARATADTLAGASGLRTCTQRISPRSPNGTPCVLAELGRCGAPCAGRQSVEAYEPLVASASGLIAGLDGRPLHTAAEHVERLAAGEHYEQAARHRDELAALIRALGRAHRQGSLASIGELIAAGPDGAGGWELAVIRYGRLASAGVAPRGVPPMPVVEVLVASAETVLPEPGPLHGAPPEEVGVLLRWLARPGVRLVRTTRPWAEPAAVAGWRGWLDLVTEAHSLEHVG from the coding sequence ATGCGTTCGATCCAGGCACAACTCGCGTTCGACGAGCTCGGAACCCCGTTGCGGGAAACGACTTTCGTGGTTTTCGACCTGGAAACCACGGGAGCCGGGCCGGGCGCGTCCGAAATCACCGAAATCGGCGCGGTGAAGGTGCGCGCGGGTGAGGTGCTCGGCGAGTTCGCGACCCTGGTCAACCCGGGCAAGACCATCCCGCCCCAGATCGTCTCGCTGACGGGCATCACCCAGCTGATGGTGTACGACGCCCCGCCGATCGAGGAGGTGCTGCCGGCGTTCCTGGAGTTCATCGGCGGCTCGGTGCTGGTGGCGCACAACTCGGGCTTCGACACCTCGCACATGCGGGCCGCCTGCGAGGCGCACGGGTACGTGTGGCCGAAGCTGACGGTGGTGTGCACCGCGCGGCTGGCCCGCCGGGTCGTGCCGCGCGACGAGGTGGGGCGCTACAACCTGACGGCGCTGGCGTTGCTGTTCGGCGCCCGGACCCGCCCGACGCACCGCGCGCTGGACGACGCCAGGGCCACGGTCGACGTCCTGCACGGCCTGCTGGAGCGCGTCGGCAACCTGGGCGTCCACTCGCTCGAGGAGCTGATGGGCTACCTCCCGGAGGTGACGGTCGCCCAGCGCGCGAAACGGCACCTGGCGGCGGACCTGCCGGCCGCGCCGGGGGTCTACCTGTTCAAGGGCCCGAAGGAGGAGGTCCTGTACGTCGGCACGGCGAAGGACCTGCGGCGGCGGGTGCGGACGTACTTCACGGGTTCGGAGAACCGCAGCCGGATCCGGGAGATGGTCGCGCTGGCCGAGCGCGTCGACCACGTCGTGTGCGCGCACGCGCTGGAGGCGGAGGTGCGCGAGCTGCGGCTGATCGCGGCGCACCGGCCCGCGTACAACCGCCGGTCGAAGAACCGCCACCAGGGCTGGTGGATCGGGCTGACGGACGAGGCCTTCCCCCGCCTGTCGGTGGTCCGCCTGCCGCGCCCGGGCGTGCTGGGCCCGTTCCGCAACCAGGCGGACGCCCGCGCGACGGCGGACACCCTGGCCGGCGCGTCCGGCCTGCGCACGTGCACGCAGCGGATCTCACCCCGCTCCCCGAACGGCACCCCGTGCGTCCTGGCCGAGCTGGGCCGCTGCGGCGCCCCCTGCGCGGGACGGCAGAGCGTCGAGGCGTACGAGCCGTTGGTGGCGTCGGCGTCCGGCCTGATCGCGGGCCTGGACGGCCGCCCCCTGCACACCGCGGCGGAGCACGTGGAGCGGCTGGCGGCCGGTGAGCACTACGAACAGGCGGCCCGCCATCGCGACGAGCTGGCGGCGTTGATCAGGGCGCTGGGGAGGGCGCACCGGCAGGGATCGCTGGCCTCGATCGGCGAGCTGATCGCGGCGGGCCCGGACGGCGCGGGCGGCTGGGAACTGGCGGTGATCCGCTACGGACGCCTGGCGTCGGCGGGAGTCGCCCCGCGAGGGGTGCCGCCGATGCCGGTCGTCGAGGTTCTGGTGGCTTCGGCGGAGACGGTGCTGCCGGAACCGGGCCCCTTGCACGGCGCGCCGCCGGAGGAGGTCGGGGTGTTGCTGCGGTGGCTGGCTCGCCCGGGCGTCCGGTTGGTCCGGACGACGAGGCCGTGGGCGGAGCCGGCGGCGGTCGCGGGGTGGCGGGGGTGGCTCGACCTGGTGACGGAGGCGCATTCACTGGAGCACGTGGGCTGA
- a CDS encoding MerR family transcriptional regulator: MTEDTLGIGDLARRTGVPVRTIRFYCDEGLLEPARSVGGHRRFEAGSVDRLNLVRRLRGLGLGLRSITGVLAGDRSLDDAVAAERTALDRELATLSWRHSVLRAVEEAPSRLDLLSAVQDGEGARAALVRLWEPMTAGPIPPDTARMFLDISAPLPPDSPTTAQVVAYAELVVLAADRELAVGLRASTLVAHERIADLGVLHAEVGEACGLAAGAVVAGRPPAPGAALDRFVAAHATAHRRADSLEFRRALNRRTAVDRSPRLRRYWQLAGEVTGEAAPMGVAHTWLLDALDRSVG, encoded by the coding sequence GTGACCGAGGACACACTGGGCATCGGCGACCTGGCCCGCCGGACGGGGGTCCCGGTCCGCACGATCCGGTTCTACTGCGACGAGGGCCTGCTGGAGCCGGCCCGCAGCGTGGGCGGTCACCGCCGGTTCGAGGCGGGTTCCGTCGACCGGCTGAACCTGGTGCGCCGGCTGCGCGGCCTCGGGCTGGGCCTGCGGTCGATCACCGGCGTCCTCGCGGGCGACCGCTCCCTGGACGACGCGGTGGCGGCCGAGCGGACGGCGCTGGACCGCGAGCTGGCGACCCTGTCCTGGCGGCATTCGGTGCTGCGAGCTGTGGAGGAGGCCCCGTCCCGGCTGGACCTGCTCTCGGCGGTCCAGGACGGCGAGGGGGCGCGGGCCGCGCTGGTGCGGTTGTGGGAGCCGATGACCGCGGGCCCGATCCCGCCGGACACGGCGCGGATGTTCCTGGACATCAGTGCGCCGCTGCCGCCGGATTCCCCGACGACCGCGCAGGTGGTCGCGTATGCGGAGCTGGTCGTGCTGGCGGCCGACCGGGAGCTGGCCGTGGGGCTGCGGGCGAGCACGCTGGTGGCGCACGAGCGGATCGCGGATCTGGGGGTGCTGCACGCCGAGGTGGGGGAGGCGTGCGGACTGGCTGCCGGTGCGGTGGTGGCCGGGCGGCCACCCGCGCCCGGGGCGGCGCTGGACCGGTTCGTGGCGGCTCACGCGACGGCGCACCGGAGGGCGGACAGCCTGGAGTTCCGCCGCGCGCTGAACCGGCGGACGGCGGTGGACCGGTCGCCCCGGCTGCGGCGGTACTGGCAGCTGGCGGGGGAGGTCACGGGGGAGGCCGCGCCGATGGGGGTTGCGCACACCTGGCTGCTCGATGCGCTGGACCGATCGGTGGGGTGA
- a CDS encoding maleylpyruvate isomerase family mycothiol-dependent enzyme, with the protein MDTTRLAEGLHDHTAGFAGAVTGADPEARVPTCPEWPLRVLVGHIGQAHRWAAGIVRSGPSPVPDPFDADPGSPEKWSDWLLQGAADLEDAVLAAGETPVWTFFGPGPARFWLRRMAHDTTVHHADAAFATGAAFEVDPDLAADAISEWLDVLSDPVTPTLNPAFAELRGTGQTLRVAPDDGPGWLVTRTPDGVRWAPGGDVADATLAGPVQDLLLVLTRRLPADRVRRTGDRALAEHWLAHTAA; encoded by the coding sequence ATGGACACCACCAGACTCGCCGAAGGCCTCCACGACCACACCGCCGGGTTCGCCGGTGCGGTGACCGGCGCCGACCCCGAAGCCCGGGTCCCCACCTGCCCCGAATGGCCGCTGCGGGTGCTCGTCGGGCACATCGGCCAGGCCCACCGCTGGGCCGCGGGCATCGTCCGCTCCGGGCCCTCCCCCGTTCCCGACCCGTTCGACGCCGACCCCGGCTCGCCCGAAAAGTGGTCCGACTGGCTGCTCCAGGGCGCCGCCGACCTCGAAGACGCCGTCCTGGCCGCCGGCGAGACGCCGGTGTGGACGTTCTTCGGCCCCGGACCCGCCCGGTTCTGGCTGCGGCGGATGGCGCACGACACCACCGTCCACCACGCCGACGCCGCGTTCGCCACCGGCGCCGCCTTCGAGGTCGACCCCGACCTCGCCGCCGACGCCATCAGCGAGTGGCTGGACGTCCTGTCCGACCCCGTGACGCCGACCCTCAACCCCGCCTTCGCCGAGCTCCGCGGCACCGGCCAGACCCTGCGGGTCGCCCCGGACGACGGCCCCGGCTGGCTCGTCACCCGCACTCCGGACGGCGTCCGCTGGGCCCCCGGCGGCGACGTGGCGGACGCGACCCTCGCCGGGCCCGTCCAGGACCTCCTGCTCGTCCTCACCCGCCGGCTCCCCGCGGACCGCGTGCGCCGCACCGGCGACCGCGCACTGGCCGAGCACTGGCTGGCGCACACGGCGGCGTAG
- a CDS encoding Lrp/AsnC family transcriptional regulator, with protein sequence MITAIVLIQVEADAIPDAAQAIADIDGVGEVYSCAGDVDLIATVQVSAHEELADLIPGRIGKVPGVLDTVTHIAFRSYSRTDTESAFSIGVED encoded by the coding sequence GTGATCACCGCGATCGTGTTGATCCAGGTTGAGGCGGACGCGATCCCGGACGCGGCCCAGGCGATCGCCGACATCGACGGTGTCGGCGAGGTCTACTCGTGCGCCGGGGACGTCGACCTCATCGCCACCGTCCAGGTGTCCGCGCACGAGGAGCTGGCCGACCTCATCCCCGGCCGGATCGGGAAGGTGCCGGGCGTGCTGGACACCGTCACGCACATCGCGTTCCGGTCGTACTCCCGCACCGACACCGAGTCGGCCTTCTCGATCGGCGTCGAAGACTGA
- a CDS encoding VOC family protein, which produces MERVLGIGGYFFRAADPAALGAWYRDFLGLDADEHGSWQQQPGPTVFAPFEAGTDYFGSPSQQVMLNFRVRDLDAMLAQLRAKGADVAEEVQDMDGIGRFGWVTDPAGNRVELWQPA; this is translated from the coding sequence ATGGAACGTGTGCTCGGCATCGGTGGTTATTTCTTCCGCGCGGCGGACCCGGCGGCCCTGGGAGCCTGGTACCGGGACTTCCTGGGCCTCGACGCCGACGAGCACGGCTCGTGGCAGCAGCAGCCGGGGCCGACGGTCTTCGCGCCGTTCGAGGCCGGGACGGACTACTTCGGGTCGCCGTCGCAGCAGGTCATGCTCAACTTCCGGGTCCGCGACCTCGACGCGATGCTCGCGCAGCTGCGCGCCAAGGGCGCCGACGTCGCCGAAGAGGTCCAGGACATGGACGGCATCGGCCGCTTCGGCTGGGTCACCGACCCCGCCGGGAACCGCGTCGAGCTCTGGCAGCCGGCCTGA
- a CDS encoding cytochrome bc complex cytochrome b subunit codes for MSSLTTPTKGSSPVEKALGDAANNADQRYHAAKGLRHQLNKVFPTHWSFLLGEIALYSFIILLLTGVYLTLFFDPSMQEVVYHGSFTNMQGLEMSQAFRTTLDISFDVRGGLFMRQLHHWAALIFVASMAVHMLRIFFTGAFRRPREANWVIGGLLLILGCFEGFFGYSLPDDLLSGTGIRATLSGIVLSVPVMGTWIHWALFGGEFPGDQIIPRLYTLHILLLPGIMLALVGAHLALVWYQKHTQFPGVRRKETNVVGVRIMPYFALKGGAFFTLVIGVLALMSGLFQINPVWNFGPYNPAQVSAGSQPDWYMAWADGMLRIWPAWEVYLGNYTIPAVFFPGAIGMPILFGLFLGYPFIERRLSKDTAHHNLLQRPRDVPVRTALGAMALGFFMVIELSGFNDIIADQFDISLNATTWAGRIGVLLVPPVAYYLTYRLCLGLQRADREVLEHGVETGIIKRLPHGEFIEIHQPLAGVDSHGHAIPLEYQGASVPKKMNKLGSAGHAVPGTLWSPDPAEETAALERAHGNGHGNGHSADENGQHGEFDSAEAASAAKRSDH; via the coding sequence ATGAGTTCACTCACCACGCCGACCAAGGGGTCGAGCCCGGTCGAGAAGGCGCTGGGCGACGCCGCGAACAACGCCGACCAGCGGTACCACGCGGCCAAGGGCCTGCGGCACCAGCTGAACAAGGTGTTCCCGACGCACTGGTCGTTCCTGCTCGGCGAGATCGCGCTCTACAGCTTCATCATCCTGCTGCTCACCGGTGTGTACCTGACGCTGTTCTTCGACCCCTCCATGCAGGAGGTCGTCTACCACGGCAGCTTCACGAACATGCAGGGCCTGGAGATGTCGCAGGCGTTCCGCACGACGCTGGACATCTCCTTCGACGTCCGCGGTGGGCTGTTCATGCGGCAGCTGCACCACTGGGCGGCGCTGATCTTCGTGGCGTCGATGGCCGTGCACATGCTGCGGATCTTCTTCACCGGTGCGTTCCGGCGCCCGCGTGAGGCGAACTGGGTGATCGGCGGGCTGCTGCTGATCCTGGGGTGCTTCGAGGGTTTCTTCGGCTACTCGCTGCCTGATGACCTGCTTTCGGGTACCGGTATCCGGGCGACGCTGTCGGGGATCGTGCTGTCGGTGCCGGTGATGGGGACCTGGATCCACTGGGCGCTCTTCGGTGGGGAGTTCCCGGGCGATCAGATCATCCCGCGGTTGTACACGCTGCACATCCTGCTGCTGCCGGGGATCATGCTGGCGCTGGTCGGGGCGCACCTGGCGCTGGTCTGGTACCAGAAGCACACCCAGTTCCCGGGGGTGCGCCGCAAGGAGACCAACGTGGTCGGGGTGCGGATCATGCCGTACTTCGCGCTCAAGGGCGGGGCCTTCTTCACCTTGGTCATCGGGGTGCTGGCGCTGATGTCGGGGCTGTTCCAGATCAACCCGGTGTGGAACTTCGGCCCGTACAACCCGGCGCAGGTGTCGGCGGGCTCGCAGCCCGACTGGTACATGGCCTGGGCGGACGGCATGCTCCGGATCTGGCCCGCGTGGGAGGTCTACCTCGGGAACTACACGATCCCGGCGGTGTTCTTCCCCGGCGCGATCGGCATGCCGATCCTGTTCGGCCTGTTCCTGGGCTACCCGTTCATCGAGCGGAGGCTGTCCAAGGACACCGCGCACCACAACCTGCTCCAGCGGCCCCGGGACGTCCCGGTCCGCACGGCGCTGGGCGCGATGGCGCTGGGCTTCTTCATGGTGATCGAGCTGTCGGGCTTCAACGACATCATCGCCGACCAGTTCGACATCTCCCTGAACGCGACGACGTGGGCGGGCCGCATCGGCGTCCTGCTCGTGCCGCCTGTCGCCTACTACCTCACCTACCGGCTCTGCCTGGGCCTGCAGCGGGCCGACCGCGAGGTGCTGGAGCACGGCGTCGAGACGGGCATCATCAAGCGGCTGCCGCACGGTGAGTTCATCGAGATCCACCAGCCGCTCGCCGGCGTGGACAGCCACGGCCACGCGATCCCGCTCGAGTACCAGGGCGCGTCCGTGCCGAAGAAGATGAACAAGCTGGGCTCGGCCGGGCACGCCGTCCCGGGCACGCTCTGGTCGCCGGACCCCGCCGAGGAGACCGCCGCGCTGGAGCGGGCCCACGGCAACGGGCACGGCAACGGCCACTCCGCGGACGAGAACGGCCAGCACGGTGAGTTCGACTCCGCCGAAGCGGCCTCGGCCGCCAAGCGGTCGGACCACTAG